One window from the genome of Deltaproteobacteria bacterium PRO3 encodes:
- a CDS encoding VWA domain-containing protein, translating into MLSTLRRISCTAFALGALAGGLSACGGGEGGGNGAFADAKTLTTFGTASPAADFAASGKFNVNFVVADAAGNPILALEESSRLSPRLRLALMNLIIRQAMAATGDIQCFIDQPAGLTCNLSNLSSQAPQAADDSKLGVGILLDSSGSMAISDPAGLRKEAAGDFLDILSQKSQENLFAAYDFTTSGLGWDPTNPPYSYTRVLADWAAAIDANVANAKTEINAKVGDFGSTPLFASATELCQRFGQNTAGAQQLPSDFVKSLLLLSDGDNTDAGTVEDVVNCLQANDVIANVVGLGTGFSVQGLADLQTIANAKGGIFAKAETADALTPIFQAVAGAATEGFNIAEFVLSDPSACIGTVEGRMAIEGTGLSGNFSFVCP; encoded by the coding sequence ATGCTTTCGACCTTACGACGCATTTCATGTACAGCTTTTGCCCTCGGCGCCTTGGCGGGCGGACTCTCGGCCTGTGGAGGCGGGGAGGGAGGCGGCAACGGCGCCTTCGCCGACGCCAAGACCCTCACCACCTTCGGGACCGCCAGCCCGGCGGCCGACTTTGCCGCGAGCGGCAAGTTCAACGTCAACTTCGTCGTCGCCGACGCGGCGGGCAATCCCATCCTGGCCCTCGAGGAGAGTTCCCGGCTCAGCCCGCGGCTGCGCCTGGCCCTCATGAATCTGATCATCCGCCAAGCGATGGCGGCGACCGGTGATATTCAATGCTTCATCGACCAGCCGGCGGGACTCACCTGCAACTTGAGCAACCTGAGCTCCCAGGCCCCGCAGGCCGCCGACGACAGCAAGCTCGGCGTCGGCATCCTGTTGGACAGCAGCGGCAGCATGGCGATCAGCGATCCCGCGGGCCTGCGCAAGGAGGCGGCGGGCGACTTCCTCGACATCCTAAGCCAGAAATCCCAAGAAAACCTCTTCGCGGCCTACGACTTCACCACCTCGGGCCTGGGCTGGGATCCCACCAACCCGCCTTACAGCTATACCCGAGTGCTGGCGGATTGGGCCGCGGCGATCGACGCCAACGTCGCGAATGCCAAGACCGAGATCAATGCCAAGGTCGGGGACTTCGGCTCGACGCCGCTCTTCGCCTCGGCCACCGAGCTTTGCCAGCGCTTCGGTCAAAATACCGCCGGTGCGCAGCAACTGCCCTCGGATTTCGTGAAGTCGCTCCTGCTGCTTTCCGACGGCGACAACACCGACGCGGGCACGGTCGAGGACGTGGTCAACTGCCTGCAAGCCAATGACGTCATCGCCAACGTGGTCGGCTTGGGCACGGGCTTCTCCGTCCAGGGCCTGGCCGATCTGCAGACGATCGCCAATGCCAAGGGCGGGATCTTCGCGAAGGCCGAGACCGCCGACGCCTTGACGCCGATCTTCCAAGCCGTCGCCGGTGCGGCGACCGAGGGCTTCAACATCGCCGAGTTCGTCCTCAGCGATCCCTCCGCCTGCATCGGCACGGTCGAAGGCCGCATGGCGATCGAAGGTACCGGCCTGAGCGGGAACTTCAGCTTCGTCTGCCCTTAA